CTGCTCCAGATCGCCAATGCGGTCGCCCAGGAGAAGAACATCGATCGCGAGATCGTCATCGAGGCTCTGGAAGAAGCGATCCAGAAGGGCGCCAAGTCGCGCTACGGCGCCCATCACGACATCCGCGCCAAGATCGACCCGAAGACAGGCGAGCTGAGCCTGACCCGTCACGTCACCATCGTCGAGGACGACTGGATGCCGGAAGACGAGCTGGAAGAATTCAACGACAGCGCCATGGTCCGCCTGCGCGACGCCTCCAAGCGCGATCCGGAAGCTGAAGTCGGCAAGGAATATGTCGAGGTTCTGCCGCCGTTCGAGTTCGGCCGCGTCCAGACCCAGATGGCCCGTCAGGTCATCACCGGAAAGGTCCGCGAGGCCGAGCGCGCCAACCAGTACGAGGAGTTCAAGGACCGCGTCGGGGAGATCGTCAACGGCACCGTCAAGCGCGTCGAATACGGCAACACCATCGTCGACCTGGGCCGTGGCGAAGGCATCATGCGCCGCGACCAGTCGATCCCGCGCGAGGTGTTCAACATCGGCGACCGGATCCGCACCTACATCTATGACGTCCGTCCCGAGGCCAAGGGCCCGCAGATCATGCTGAGCCGCGCCCACCCGGGCTTCATGGCCAAGCTGTTCGCCCAGGAAGTGCCGGAAGTGTACGACGGCGTCATCGAGATCCGCGCCGCCGCCCGCGACTCGGGTTCGCGCGCCAAGATGGCCGTGCTCTCGAACGACAGCTCCATCGACCCCGTCGGCGCCTGCGTCGGCATGCGCGGCTCGCGCGTTCAGGCGGTCGTCGCCGAACTGCAGGGCGAGAAGATCGACATCATCCAGTGGAACGCCGACGAGCCGACCTTCATCGTCAACGCCCTGGCCCCGGCTGAAGTCTCCAAGGTCGTGCTGGACGAAGAGGCCGACCGCGTCGAGGTGGTCGTGCCCGACGAGCAGCTGTCGCTGGCCATCGGCCGCCGTGGTCAGAACGTGCGTCTGGCCTCCCAGCTGACCGGCTGGCAGATCGACATCATCACCGAGAGCCAGGACAGCGAGCGTCGCCAGCGCGAGTTCGCCGAGCGCACCAGCCTGTTCCAGGAAGCCCTGGACGTCGACGAGGTCATCGCCCAGCTGCTGGTCACCGAAGGCTTCGCCACCATCGAGGACCTGGCCTTCGTGGAATCCTACGAAGTCGCCGAGATCGAGGGCTTCGACGAGGACACGGCCGAGGAACTTCAGGCCCGCGCCCGTGACTTCCTGGAACGTCAGGCCGCCGCCCTCGACGCCAAGCGCATCGAGCTGGGCGTGCTGGACGAAGTCCTGGCCGTGCCGGGCGTCACCGGCGCCATCGCCGTCGCCCTGGGCGAAGGCGGGGTCAAGACCGTCGAGGACCTGGCCGACCTGGCCACGGACGAAATTCGCGGCGGCTATGAGATGAAGAACGGCGAGCGCACCAAGGTCGCCGGCGTCCTGGAAAGCTTCAACCTGTCGCAGGAAGAGGCCGAGCTGCTGATCCTCCAGGCCCGCGTGGCCGCCGGCTGGATCGACGCCTCGGAACTGCCGCAGCCCGAGCCGGAATACGAGGAAGAATACGCCGAGGGCGAATACGACCCCGAAGCCGTCTTCGCGCCTCAGTCCGAGGGCCTCGAAGAGGCTTCGCTCGAGAACGGCGACGCGGAGGTCTTCGCCGAAGACCTCGAATCTTCCCGCGACGCGTGATGGGACGCGGGGCCGAACATGAGCTTGCGGGACGCAACGACGGATAGGGAGCGCCGGGACCTCGTCACACACGAGGTCATGGATGAATCTCGTCTGATCCGTTTCGTCGCCGGGCCTGACGGCTCCGTCTTCCCCGACCTGGGCAGGAAACTGCCCGGGCGCGGCCTGTGGGTCGCCGCCGACCGGGCCTCGGTCGAGCAGGCGGCGAAGAAGAACCTGTTCTCGCGGGCCGCGAAAACTAAGCTGAACGCCCCGGCCGACCTGGCCGATACGGTCGAAAACCTGCTGGTTCGGCGCTGTCTGGACCAGCTGGGTCTTGCCCGGCGCGAAGGCGTGCTTATCTCCGGCTTCGAAAAGTCGGCCGCGAGCATCCGCGCCGGCAAGGCCGCGTGGGTCATCGAGGCGTCCGACGGCGCCTCTGACGGGCGCGGCAAAATCCTCGCCCTGGCGCGACACCAGATCACAAAGGTCTGCGGCGCCTTCAGTGCGGACGATTTGAGTTTGGCCCTGGGGCTGGAAAATGCGATACACGCCGTCCTGCTGCTGGGCGGGCGCGCTGATCGCTGGACCACCGAGGTCGAACGACTGGCGGGATTTCGATCGCTTCGCCCTGCGGCGTGGGACCTGGACTACAGGTCTGACGCCGCGGACGGGTCGGACGAGGACCTGAAGGACGAGCCTGAAGGGGCGGATTAACGGGCGGGGTTTGGCGTTTTCGTAACGCCGGACTGCGCACGGCTATTCGCGTTTCCAGACTCTAGCCCCGGACTTTGGGGCGACGTGACGATTTCAAGATCAGGCGGACTTCCCCGCCACGAGTAAAAGCGACCGGATGAGCGACGAGAACGACAAGACCAACGAAGGCCAGGGCAACGGTACGCCTGCAGGAACCCCGTCGACGACGGGTCCGCGCGCGCCACTGAGCCTGAAGCCGCGCGCCGCGGGATCGGTTTCGACCGGCACCGTGCGCCAGAGCTTCAGCCATGGCCGCACCAAGACGGTGGTCGTCGAGACCAAGCGCCGTCCGGGAGCGCCCGCTGGCGGCCATCAGCGTCCGCAGGGCTTCGATGTCGCCCGTCCGCGCACCGAGACCGCCGCGCCGGCCGCCGCGCCGACCCCGCGTCCGGCCCCGCCGCGTCAGCAGCCCGCCGGCGGCGCCCTGTCCGGTGAGGAACAGGAAGCCCGTCGCCGCGCCATCGAGCTGGCCACCCAGGCCCAGGCGGAGGTCGCTCGTCCCAGCCGCGCCCCCGGCGTCGGCTTCGGTCGCCCGGCCAAGCCCGAGGACGACCGTGGCGACAAGCGTTTCTCGGATGCCGGCAAGGCCGTCAGCCGCACGCGCGGTGAGCCCAAGCGCCGCGAAGGCCGCCTGACCATCCAGTCGGTCGCCGGCGACGGCGACACCGCCGAGCGCATGCGTTCGCTGGCCTCCGTGCGCCGCGCTCGCGAACGCGAGAAGGAAAAGCGCAAGGGCGGTTCCACCGATGCGCCCAAGACCGCGCGTGAAGTGGTCATCCCCGACGTCATCACCGTGCAGGAACTGTCCAACCGGATGGCCGTGCGCGGCGTCGACATCATCAAATTCCTGATGCGTCAGGGCATGATGATGAAGATCAACGACGTCATCGACACCGACACCGCCGAGCTGGTGGCCGACGAGTTCGGCATGACCGTCAAGCGGGTTTCGGAATCCGACGTTGAGACTGGCTTCCTGTCGGACGCCATCGACGACGAGGCGACCACGCCGCGCGCGCCGGTCGTGGCCATCATGGGCCACGTCGACCACGGCAAGACCTCGCTGCTCGACGCCCTACGCACCACCGACGTGGCCGCGGGCGAGGCCGGCGGCATCACCCAGCACATCGGCGCCTATCAGGTGCGGACCAAGGACGGCCAGAAGGTCACCTTCCTCGACACCCCGGGCCACGCGGCGTTCAGCGCCATGCGGACCCGAGGCGCCAATGTCACCGACATCGTGGTGCTGGTCGTCGCGGCCGACGACGGCGTCATGCCGCAGACGATCGAAAGCATCCAGCACGCCAAGGCGGCCGGGGCTCCGATCATCGTGGCGGTCAACAAGATCGACAAGCCCGACGCCAACTCGCAAAAGGTCGTCAACGAGCTGCTGCAATACGAGGTCATCTCGGAAGCCCTGGGCGGCGACACCCAGATCGTCGAGGTCTCGGCCAAGGCCAGGACCAACCTCGACGGCCTGATCGACGCCATCCTGCTGCAGGCCGAGGTCATGGACCTCAAGGCCGATCCGGAACGTTCGGCCGAAGGCGTGGTCATCGAGGCCAAGCTGGACAAGGGCCGCGGCCCGGTCGCCACCGTCCTGGTCAAGCGCGGCACCCTGAAGCGCGGCGACATCGTCGTCGCCGGCTCCGCCTGGGGCAAGGTCCGCGCCCTGCTCGACGAGCGCAACGCCCAGCTGACCGAGGCTGGTCCATCCGTCCCGGTCGAAATTCTGGGTCTGGACGAGGCTCCCTCGCCCGGCGAACCGCTCGCCGTCGTGGACTCCGAAGCCCGCGCCCGCGAGCTGACCGAGTACCGCGCCCGCGTTAAGCGCGAGAAGGCGACCGGCGGCATCAACCAGGTCTCGCTGGCCGACATGATGTCCAAGCTGGGCTCCAAGAAAATCTCGGAACTGCCGGTCCTCATCAAGTCTGACGTCCAGGGTTCGGGCGAGGCCATTCAGGGCTCGCTTGAGAAGATGGGCAACGACGAGGTCCGCGCCCGGGTCGTCTATTCCGGCGCCGGCGGTATCACCGAAAGCGACGTCACCCTGGCCAAGTCGGCCGGCGCCCCGATCCTCGGCTTCAACGTCCGCGCCTCGAAACAGGCGCGCGATCTGGCCGATCGTGAGGGCGTCGAGATCCGCTACTATTCGATCATCTACGACCTGCTCGACGACATGAAGGGCGTGCTCTCGGGCATGCTGGCGCCGCTGCAACGGGAAACCTTCCTGGGCAACGCCGCCGTGCTTCAGGTCTTCGACATCTCCAAGACCGGCAAGATCGCCGGTTGCCGGGTGTCCGAAGGCGTGGTCCGCAAGGGCGCCAAGGTCCGGATCATCCGCGACGACGTCGTGGTTCTGGAACTGGGCACCCTGCAGACGCTCAAGCGCTTCAAGGACGAGGTCAACGAGGTCCCGTCGGGCCAGGAGTGCGGCATGCATTTCCAGGGCTTCCAGGACATCAAGGTCGGCGACTACATCGAGTGCTTCACCGTCGAAGAGATCAAGCGCACGCTCTAGCAAGGGCGCTACCGCTCATCACGCGGTCGCTCGCTGCTTGAGCGCCGTGGCCGATCGGATCAACAATGACCCGTCGTTCCATCAGGGGCGACGGGTCTTTGCCTTGTTTCACTGCCCCGCTTCCGCCGCATAGTCCGGGAATGAAGCCGTCATGTACCGTACAGTGACCGCCCTTATTGCCTCCGCACTGGCGTTGTCCGCCCTCGCGACGCCCGCGGCGGCGGGAACCAGCTATCTGGCCTATAATCCGTCGGACCGGATCACCACGGCCCTGACGCGGGGCGTGACGCTGGAGGTGCATCGTGGCCTGTTCGGCGCGGTGGCCATTCGCCGCATCATCTCGACCACCTCGCGCGGCTCGGCCGACATCCGCCGCGGCGGCCCCGATCAGGCCCGGCGCGCCCTGCCCGACTATGCCGGCGAGACCACGGTCTACACCATCCCATCCGACGGCGATGGCCGCCCCCTGGCCCGCGCCCTGTGCCCCGGGGCGGATGAGACCTATCTGGTCGTCGGTCTGGTGCGCGCCGTGCGGCCGCTGAAGATGCACGCCGTTGGGCGCTGGGCCGACGGTCAGTATCGCCATTGCGTCGAGCTGACCTACGACTATCGCGGCGAATGGGCCCTGCCGCCGCGCAGCGGTTTCGGCGGCAGCGACAATCCCCTGCCCGAGCGGCCGTAACGCCATGGGGATCCGGGGGGCTCTTCTTGCAGGCATCGTCGGGGCGCTCGCCGCCCTGTGGACCTGGACCGCGCCGGGCGATCCGGCCCTGTGGCCGAAGGCCGCCGGTGACGAGGGCGTCCCACTCTATCTGCTCGATAACGGCTTCCACACCGACATGGTCGTCCCGCGCGCGGCGCTCGCGGCCCGGCCGGGGCCGCTGGCGGAGGCCGTCGCGACCCTCGGTCCGGGCGACTGGATCCTGATCGGCTGGGGGGATGCGAAATTCTATGTCGACCAGAGCCCGATCCAGTCGCGCCTGCCCGACGGCGCCCGCGCCTTCTTCCGCCCGGGCAATCCGTCCGTCCTGATGCTGCGACCAGAGACCCAGGCGCCCGAACAGGCCTTCCTGCCCGAAGGCCGTCGCCGGCTGGTCCTGTCACAGGCCGGGTTCGAGGCCATGGACCGTCGCATCGAGGCCAGCCTCGACCTGTCGACCGGAAAGGCGCGCGTCGCCGCGACCCGTCCGGGCGACCCGGTCCGCTTCTTCGCCAGCCGCGAGACCTTCTCGATCCTGCACCTGTGCAACCACTGGGCGGGCGAGGTCCTGAACGCCGCCGGTCTGCCGATCCGCCCGGTCCAGACCATTCTCTCCGCCGAGATCGGGAATACCGCGGACCGGGCTGCGGATCGGGCTTCCGGCTCCGCTTTACAGACGGCGTCAACCGTCGCCAGATAGGCGGATGAACCGCCTCCTCGCCATCGCCGCCCTGTCGCTTCTGGCCGCGACGGCCAGCTGCAAACGGCTGGAAAAGGCCGACAAGGCGCCGCCTGCCGCTGCCCCCGCCGCCGCGCCGGAAGTCACCGAAGCTCTGGATGCAAGGACGTTGGAGGGGTTGGGCTTCAAGGCGGCCTGGGGCGCTCCGGCGCCCGTGCGACGTCTCATGCCGGGCGCCTCGCGCAACGGCGCGGAGGTGATCTATGCCGATGGCAAACTGGTGTCTCTCGGCGGCGACCAGTTCGCCTTTGTGTCGCAGGGCAAGCTCAGTGACGCCGCCCATATCGACGCCGGCGCTCTCAGCATTCACTATCTCAAACGGACGGGCACGGGTTTCGAACGCCTCGGCGCCTGGCCGGAGTTCAGGGTGGACGGGACCTTCGGCGCACCGCCGGAGTGGACTCTGCGAACCGATTTGACGCCCGCGCCGGCCCTGCTCACCGAAGCCGGAGGCGTCTGGCAAGGCTATGCCTGTTCGTGGTCGGGTCTGATCGAACTGACCCCCGAAAAACCCGTCGTGCGGGTCGAGAGCTTTCCGGTCGCCTATGACGATAGCGGCGCCAAGATGGACGAAAGGGACGCCAGGGCCATGCAGGCCACAGTCCTTCCCGGAGACAAGGGCCGCAGTTTCGTCGTCCGCTATGCGGGCGATCGCAAGGCGGAAGTAACCTACGCCCTGTTCGGCGACCGCTATGCGCCGACGACCAAGCCCGATCTGCTGACCTGCTGAAAACTGGACTTTGGGGGCCGAGGGGCCTAGACCGCCCGACTTCCCTTTTCGGAGGGCGCTTTCAGGCCGGGTCCGATCCCCGGCGAGCGACGAGGATCCCGCGATGAGCAACCGCAAGCCCAAATTCTCCAACGCCGGTCCAACCCAGCGCCAGCTGCGCGCGGGCGAGCTGGTCCGTCACGCCCTGGTCGAGATCCTGCGTGAGGAGGAGATCCACGACGAGGCGCTCAAGGACGTCTCGATCACCGTCACCGAGGTGCGGCTGTCGCCCGACCTGAAACACGCCACCTGTTTCGTCGAGCCCCTGGGCGCTGGCGTGGACACGGCCCCGACGGCCGGCCATGAGAGCGAGATCATCAAGGCGCTGAACGCCCACGCCAAATTCCTGCGCGGCCAGCTGGGTCGCCATCTGGACATGAAGTTCACGCCCGACCTGCGCTTCCGCCACGACGAGAGCTTCGACGCCGCCAGCCGTATCGACCGCCTGTTCGACGACCCCCGCGTCCGCGCCGACCTGCAGGCCGGACGTGACGAGGCAGACGAAGACTGATGGGTCGGCCTCAAGCCAAGCAACACGCGACAGGCCCGGCATAATGGGCCGTCGCAAGAAGGGCGAGGTCGTCAACGGCTGGGTCTGCCTGGATAAGCCGTTCGAAATGGGTTCGACCGACGCGGTGTCGAAGATCCGCCGGCTGTTCAACGCCCAGAAGGCGGGACACGCCGGAACGCTGGACCCCCTGGCCTCGGGCATCCTGCCCAT
The genomic region above belongs to Brevundimonas goettingensis and contains:
- a CDS encoding DUF2459 domain-containing protein, which produces MGIRGALLAGIVGALAALWTWTAPGDPALWPKAAGDEGVPLYLLDNGFHTDMVVPRAALAARPGPLAEAVATLGPGDWILIGWGDAKFYVDQSPIQSRLPDGARAFFRPGNPSVLMLRPETQAPEQAFLPEGRRRLVLSQAGFEAMDRRIEASLDLSTGKARVAATRPGDPVRFFASRETFSILHLCNHWAGEVLNAAGLPIRPVQTILSAEIGNTADRAADRASGSALQTASTVAR
- the infB gene encoding translation initiation factor IF-2, whose amino-acid sequence is MSDENDKTNEGQGNGTPAGTPSTTGPRAPLSLKPRAAGSVSTGTVRQSFSHGRTKTVVVETKRRPGAPAGGHQRPQGFDVARPRTETAAPAAAPTPRPAPPRQQPAGGALSGEEQEARRRAIELATQAQAEVARPSRAPGVGFGRPAKPEDDRGDKRFSDAGKAVSRTRGEPKRREGRLTIQSVAGDGDTAERMRSLASVRRAREREKEKRKGGSTDAPKTAREVVIPDVITVQELSNRMAVRGVDIIKFLMRQGMMMKINDVIDTDTAELVADEFGMTVKRVSESDVETGFLSDAIDDEATTPRAPVVAIMGHVDHGKTSLLDALRTTDVAAGEAGGITQHIGAYQVRTKDGQKVTFLDTPGHAAFSAMRTRGANVTDIVVLVVAADDGVMPQTIESIQHAKAAGAPIIVAVNKIDKPDANSQKVVNELLQYEVISEALGGDTQIVEVSAKARTNLDGLIDAILLQAEVMDLKADPERSAEGVVIEAKLDKGRGPVATVLVKRGTLKRGDIVVAGSAWGKVRALLDERNAQLTEAGPSVPVEILGLDEAPSPGEPLAVVDSEARARELTEYRARVKREKATGGINQVSLADMMSKLGSKKISELPVLIKSDVQGSGEAIQGSLEKMGNDEVRARVVYSGAGGITESDVTLAKSAGAPILGFNVRASKQARDLADREGVEIRYYSIIYDLLDDMKGVLSGMLAPLQRETFLGNAAVLQVFDISKTGKIAGCRVSEGVVRKGAKVRIIRDDVVVLELGTLQTLKRFKDEVNEVPSGQECGMHFQGFQDIKVGDYIECFTVEEIKRTL
- the nusA gene encoding transcription termination factor NusA, whose amino-acid sequence is MAATGISANRLELLQIANAVAQEKNIDREIVIEALEEAIQKGAKSRYGAHHDIRAKIDPKTGELSLTRHVTIVEDDWMPEDELEEFNDSAMVRLRDASKRDPEAEVGKEYVEVLPPFEFGRVQTQMARQVITGKVREAERANQYEEFKDRVGEIVNGTVKRVEYGNTIVDLGRGEGIMRRDQSIPREVFNIGDRIRTYIYDVRPEAKGPQIMLSRAHPGFMAKLFAQEVPEVYDGVIEIRAAARDSGSRAKMAVLSNDSSIDPVGACVGMRGSRVQAVVAELQGEKIDIIQWNADEPTFIVNALAPAEVSKVVLDEEADRVEVVVPDEQLSLAIGRRGQNVRLASQLTGWQIDIITESQDSERRQREFAERTSLFQEALDVDEVIAQLLVTEGFATIEDLAFVESYEVAEIEGFDEDTAEELQARARDFLERQAAALDAKRIELGVLDEVLAVPGVTGAIAVALGEGGVKTVEDLADLATDEIRGGYEMKNGERTKVAGVLESFNLSQEEAELLILQARVAAGWIDASELPQPEPEYEEEYAEGEYDPEAVFAPQSEGLEEASLENGDAEVFAEDLESSRDA
- a CDS encoding RNA-binding protein translates to MSLRDATTDRERRDLVTHEVMDESRLIRFVAGPDGSVFPDLGRKLPGRGLWVAADRASVEQAAKKNLFSRAAKTKLNAPADLADTVENLLVRRCLDQLGLARREGVLISGFEKSAASIRAGKAAWVIEASDGASDGRGKILALARHQITKVCGAFSADDLSLALGLENAIHAVLLLGGRADRWTTEVERLAGFRSLRPAAWDLDYRSDAADGSDEDLKDEPEGAD
- the rbfA gene encoding 30S ribosome-binding factor RbfA is translated as MSNRKPKFSNAGPTQRQLRAGELVRHALVEILREEEIHDEALKDVSITVTEVRLSPDLKHATCFVEPLGAGVDTAPTAGHESEIIKALNAHAKFLRGQLGRHLDMKFTPDLRFRHDESFDAASRIDRLFDDPRVRADLQAGRDEADED